The genomic DNA GGTCATGCGGATTTCTTGCAGCTAATCACGCACCTTTCATTTCCCCAACCCATCAGAAAAACGATCGTCTTCCCCCAAATTTATCAGGACAGCTTTAGACCAATTGACCAGAAAAAGGAGACTCATCATGACACAGTTATCAAATTTGCGCGTTGCTGTAATTGCAGGCGACGGCTTTGAAGAAGTAGAACTCACAGAACCCGCTAAAGCTCTCAAAGAAGCCGGGGCAACGGTTGAGATTATTTCTACCAAATCGGGAGAAATTCAGGCATTCCGTCACCACGATAAAAGCATTACCGTTCCGGTCGATCGCACGATCGATTCTGTGAAGCCTGATGACTATGATGCCGTTGTTCTGCCGGGCGGCGCACTGAACGCGGACACCTTGCGAGTGGAACCGAAAATTAAATCCTTCCTGCAAAGTATCCAGAATGCGGGTAAGCCGATCGCTTCAATTTGCCATGCACCTTGGGAACTGATCTCTGCCGATCTGGTGAAAGGTCGGAAGCTGACGAGCTATAAAACGATTCAGGATGATATCCGCAATGCAGGCGGAGAATGGGTCGATCAGGAAGTCGTGGTCGATCGCAATTGGGTTACGAGCCGTCAACCGGATGATATTCCGGCGTTTAACCGGGAGACGATCGCGCTATTTGCCCGGTTTGCCCCAACTGCATCAGGTTCTCGATAGTCTTGAAGCAGATCACTCGATAGCGTTAGGTTAAACACCCCGTAGGGCAGTTTTGAAACCTGCCCTTACAAGATTCATCCTTACAAAGGGTTGATTTTTACGGAAAATATTTCCAATCTATTTGCGATCGCGTCTACAAATTTTTCAGAGAAACCTCTACAAAATCTTCTCTAGACCGTAAACTAACTGCTTCAGCTGAATCACCTTCCGAATCGACAGCAA from Leptolyngbya ohadii IS1 includes the following:
- a CDS encoding type 1 glutamine amidotransferase domain-containing protein; amino-acid sequence: MTQLSNLRVAVIAGDGFEEVELTEPAKALKEAGATVEIISTKSGEIQAFRHHDKSITVPVDRTIDSVKPDDYDAVVLPGGALNADTLRVEPKIKSFLQSIQNAGKPIASICHAPWELISADLVKGRKLTSYKTIQDDIRNAGGEWVDQEVVVDRNWVTSRQPDDIPAFNRETIALFARFAPTASGSR